The following proteins are co-located in the Micromonospora coriariae genome:
- a CDS encoding ComEA family DNA-binding protein, with product MSHDEETEVRLRRLTAEPVGAPPPPAEAPPAGVPLFGALPPGPGVPLAEPEADVPPSQQGPAARLSGPGAFDPGRRGVRALAVVAVVVVLAAAGWAWRSRPHAEPVAPLASEAAPATPAVDASASGAAEVVVAVAGKVRKPGLVRLPAGARLADAVQAAGGALPGVDVALLNPARKVTDGELIVVGVTPPPPPAGAAGPAAGGAAPAAGPLNLNTATLAQLDALPGVGPVLAQRILTHRDQHGGFKSVGDLRQVDGIGDARYEQLKDLVTV from the coding sequence GTGTCGCACGACGAGGAGACAGAGGTACGCCTGCGCCGGCTGACGGCAGAGCCGGTTGGCGCGCCGCCGCCCCCGGCCGAGGCGCCGCCGGCGGGCGTACCTCTGTTTGGCGCGCTGCCACCCGGGCCCGGGGTGCCGCTGGCGGAGCCGGAGGCGGACGTACCCCCGAGCCAGCAAGGCCCTGCGGCGCGGCTGTCCGGGCCCGGGGCGTTCGACCCCGGGCGGCGCGGCGTGCGGGCGCTGGCGGTCGTCGCTGTCGTGGTGGTGCTTGCCGCCGCCGGTTGGGCCTGGCGGTCCCGGCCGCACGCGGAGCCGGTCGCCCCGCTGGCAAGCGAGGCCGCGCCGGCCACTCCGGCGGTTGACGCCAGCGCGTCCGGCGCGGCCGAGGTGGTGGTGGCGGTCGCGGGCAAGGTCCGCAAGCCGGGTCTGGTGCGGTTGCCGGCGGGGGCCCGGCTCGCCGACGCGGTGCAGGCGGCCGGGGGCGCGCTGCCGGGCGTCGACGTGGCGCTGCTCAACCCCGCCCGCAAGGTCACCGACGGGGAGCTGATCGTGGTCGGGGTGACGCCACCGCCACCGCCGGCCGGTGCGGCCGGGCCGGCGGCGGGTGGGGCGGCACCGGCCGCCGGGCCGCTGAACCTCAACACCGCCACGCTGGCCCAGCTCGACGCGCTGCCCGGGGTGGGGCCGGTGCTCGCCCAGCGGATCCTCACGCACCGCGATCAGCACGGCGGGTTCAAGTCCGTCGGTGACCTACGCCAGGTCGACGGAATCGGCGACGCACGCTACGAGCAGCTCAAGGACCTGGTGACGGTGTGA
- a CDS encoding DUF5753 domain-containing protein: MNHVLQAAMAEAGQTAESLAGQTGVDPKTAARWISPGRVPQPRRRAQVAAILGRDVSDLWPDVLKRREPQWLREWVDWEREALALRWFEHTWRPGMLQTEAYARATLAGEALTPAEVDELVASRIERQAVLRRERPPLLTTVIFEGVLYQSAYGNRELMREQVQHLSECATLTAVQVHVVPKDVGMYPGLGGGFIIAELPGGEHVAHVDSQASAQILNQAADVATLSRRWERIRGEALSRTQSLNLIREAAGSWT; encoded by the coding sequence ATGAACCACGTACTCCAGGCGGCGATGGCTGAGGCTGGGCAGACTGCGGAGAGTCTCGCAGGCCAGACCGGCGTAGATCCGAAGACGGCAGCGCGATGGATCTCGCCGGGACGTGTGCCTCAACCTCGTCGACGCGCACAGGTGGCCGCGATCCTTGGAAGGGACGTTAGTGACCTATGGCCCGATGTCCTGAAGCGACGTGAGCCCCAGTGGTTGCGCGAGTGGGTTGACTGGGAGCGCGAGGCGCTCGCACTGCGCTGGTTCGAGCACACCTGGAGACCAGGAATGCTTCAGACCGAGGCGTACGCGCGGGCGACGCTCGCGGGGGAGGCCCTAACCCCAGCCGAGGTCGACGAGTTGGTCGCCTCACGTATCGAGCGTCAGGCAGTCCTTCGCCGGGAACGCCCGCCGCTACTGACGACCGTCATCTTCGAGGGCGTGCTGTACCAGTCGGCGTATGGCAACCGCGAGCTGATGCGCGAGCAGGTCCAGCATCTTTCCGAGTGTGCAACCCTCACTGCGGTGCAGGTGCACGTCGTGCCCAAGGACGTCGGCATGTATCCGGGGCTTGGTGGGGGATTCATCATCGCCGAATTGCCCGGCGGTGAACACGTCGCTCACGTCGACAGCCAAGCGTCAGCGCAGATCCTTAATCAGGCTGCGGACGTTGCTACGCTCAGTCGTAGGTGGGAGCGCATCAGGGGCGAGGCCCTCTCCCGAACCCAGTCTCTAAACCTGATCAGGGAAGCGGCAGGATCATGGACATGA
- a CDS encoding DUF397 domain-containing protein: MTGARWRKSTKSGNNGGSCVEVADNLPGVVLVRDTKDRDGGTLTFGPAAWQSFVNLAKGIDTAS; the protein is encoded by the coding sequence ATGACCGGTGCGCGGTGGCGCAAGAGCACGAAGAGCGGCAACAACGGTGGCTCGTGCGTCGAGGTCGCCGACAACCTGCCCGGCGTCGTGCTCGTCCGTGACACGAAGGACCGTGACGGCGGAACGTTGACCTTCGGGCCGGCGGCCTGGCAGAGCTTCGTGAACCTGGCCAAGGGGATCGACACCGCAAGCTGA